GGTGTTTTTGAAAGCGGACACCTTGTGGTAAAGGGACATTTCAGACAGCACCAGATACAGGAGAAGTTTATTGCCTTCCTGAATCAGTATGTTATCTGCCCTGAATGTGGAAGGCCTGATACAAAGATTGTGAAGGAGGATAGAGTCAATTTCCTCAAGTGCGAAGCATGTGGTTCGAGGCATCCGCTGGGTGGCATAAAGGCATCGACAAGAAAGGTTGAGAAGAGATTCAAACCTTCGGTGGGTGAAGAGATAATTGTTGATATAACAAGTACCGGTAAGAAGGGTGACGGTGTTGCTCATTCTGGCGATTATATAATATATGTCAGAGGTGGCGTTAGAAGAGGACAGAAAGTCAAGGC
The archaeon BMS3Bbin15 genome window above contains:
- a CDS encoding translation initiation factor IF-2 subunit beta, translating into MAISDYDYNTLLEKAYEELPEKVKEHSRFEPPVISSIVQGKLTVIQNLSEVAKAINRTPDMLTKWLLRELGTSGVFESGHLVVKGHFRQHQIQEKFIAFLNQYVICPECGRPDTKIVKEDRVNFLKCEACGSRHPLGGIKASTRKVEKRFKPSVGEEIIVDITSTGKKGDGVAHSGDYIIYVRGGVRRGQKVKAKITGAQGTRVFAQAMEIVE